The Corynebacterium suranareeae genome window below encodes:
- a CDS encoding aminotransferase class IV, with the protein MTYLVWDGFSLVEDDLESTPKVVDSYLVKDHQVVRWDLHEQRFARSIDSDPWNFLHEVRKAIPSHGSWFPKIEWHGGNDFAVQIRPAPALRETTSLWLSETPDPRTQPTIKGPDLDVLAYLRSRAVNNGCDDALLISADGFILEAANATVVFWADPQTVIVPSGEVLPSVTLAATIPLWHKAGIKVIYQNIRHIDFPAWCGSSLHGWTPVVSWGRGSGKFTAAKPPSVKPWNAQLRPTLHS; encoded by the coding sequence GTGACCTATCTTGTGTGGGATGGCTTTAGCCTCGTGGAAGACGACCTGGAATCAACACCGAAGGTGGTCGATTCCTATTTGGTTAAAGACCATCAGGTGGTGCGGTGGGATCTTCATGAACAACGTTTTGCCCGCAGCATAGACTCAGATCCCTGGAATTTTCTCCACGAAGTAAGAAAGGCCATCCCAAGCCACGGTTCATGGTTTCCCAAAATTGAATGGCATGGTGGCAACGATTTCGCAGTCCAAATTCGGCCAGCACCTGCCTTGCGTGAAACGACATCCCTGTGGCTTTCAGAAACACCGGATCCACGCACACAGCCAACAATTAAAGGTCCTGATTTAGATGTGTTGGCCTATCTGCGCAGCCGTGCTGTGAATAATGGTTGCGACGATGCACTTTTAATTAGCGCTGATGGGTTCATTCTTGAAGCAGCTAATGCCACTGTGGTGTTTTGGGCAGATCCACAGACCGTTATTGTGCCAAGTGGGGAGGTGTTGCCGTCAGTAACGTTGGCTGCAACTATTCCGCTGTGGCACAAAGCTGGCATTAAGGTGATCTACCAAAATATCCGCCACATTGATTTTCCAGCGTGGTGCGGTAGTTCTTTGCATGGCTGGACACCGGTGGTTAGTTGGGGGAGAGGCTCAGGAAAATTTACTGCGGCTAAACCACCGTCGGTAAAACCGTGGAATGCACAACTGCGCCCGACACTTCATTCATAG
- a CDS encoding DUF5997 family protein, whose translation MGVNEESVRQPSGRAMKPQTAAKKLGLFLPATPEEFQSGALTHQEFKNLQENPPEWLQTLRREGPHPRPVVAQKLGITIAALKKNDMDKPLTTADIKALLENQPDWLRAARTQLAEGRDTAKKETEETDKA comes from the coding sequence GTGGGCGTGAACGAAGAATCTGTACGCCAGCCATCGGGCAGAGCAATGAAGCCACAGACCGCAGCCAAGAAGCTCGGACTGTTTTTGCCCGCCACGCCAGAGGAGTTCCAATCAGGTGCATTGACTCACCAAGAGTTCAAGAACCTGCAGGAAAACCCACCGGAGTGGCTCCAAACACTACGCCGTGAAGGCCCACACCCCCGTCCAGTGGTGGCCCAAAAATTGGGCATCACCATCGCCGCTCTAAAAAAGAACGACATGGACAAACCCCTGACCACCGCTGATATCAAAGCACTTTTGGAAAATCAGCCAGATTGGTTACGCGCCGCACGTACCCAGCTTGCCGAAGGACGCGACACCGCGAAGAAAGAAACCGAAGAAACCGACAAGGCTTAG